From a region of the Actinopolymorpha singaporensis genome:
- the mce gene encoding methylmalonyl-CoA epimerase: MPDETSAPRPATPPVPPLFGSIDHVGVAVRDLDAAISWYEQTFGMRLAHIETNEEQGVREAMLEVGTSGPQLQLIAPLRDDSPVGRFLASRGEGLHQVAYSVDDLAEAAATLRSRGVELLYDQPRRGTAGTRVNFIHPKAAGGFLVELVQAAPEGAESTSDSPAETDRDTDR, translated from the coding sequence ATGCCCGACGAGACCTCCGCTCCACGGCCGGCCACCCCGCCGGTCCCCCCGTTGTTCGGCTCGATCGACCACGTGGGCGTCGCCGTCCGCGACCTGGACGCGGCGATCTCGTGGTACGAGCAGACGTTCGGAATGCGGCTCGCGCACATCGAGACCAACGAGGAACAGGGCGTGCGCGAGGCGATGCTCGAGGTGGGTACGTCCGGCCCCCAGCTCCAACTGATCGCTCCCCTGCGGGACGACTCCCCCGTGGGCCGCTTCCTCGCCTCCCGCGGCGAGGGCCTTCACCAGGTGGCCTACTCCGTGGACGACCTGGCGGAGGCCGCCGCGACGCTGCGGTCGCGCGGAGTGGAACTTCTGTACGACCAACCGCGGCGGGGCACCGCGGGGACGCGGGTCAACTTCATCCATCCGAAGGCGGCCGGCGGCTTCCTCGTCGAGCTCGTCCAGGCCGCGCCGGAGGGCGCCGAGAGCACGTCGGACTCGCCCGCGGAGACGGACCGGGACACGGACCGGTAG
- a CDS encoding DivIVA domain-containing protein, whose protein sequence is MSEPDEGLSLLENGRKVGTFTTVLLGYDRQEVDEVVAQLDSALDERDRSLGELQRDLALTRRALEDAGEPTWAKLGRRAQEILRLSEEQALDVETRADDAAADIRAEAEAEARRLTDDAERAASELRRRVAEETEKIRNASDEEAERIIKAAQKRREEILRHATDNANRQLRDLDHQLKTRRQGAEHEVAAMLATAEREVTELRGRADQEVTELRSTAERETKELRTTARREVTALRATAEREVTELRTTAAREVAELRATAEREVAELRDTAEREVAELRATADQEVAEKRAAVEREVAERRNAVAGVLEQAQREAAAVYTAATADAHRNTSHAEQLLRDAEKRAQDSDQRTEERLRAANDRVAQVLARSRREAEQIRREARAEAERIVRDAQARAREETTAAERQIANLHRQRDELIESLTRLKDNVHPISGANVPDQQRPAPVGATSGSAAQAGKNSPESNRPGTGGASTES, encoded by the coding sequence ATGTCTGAGCCGGACGAAGGCCTTTCCCTACTGGAGAATGGTCGCAAGGTCGGCACGTTCACCACCGTCCTCCTCGGTTACGACCGGCAGGAAGTCGATGAGGTGGTCGCACAGCTCGACTCCGCCCTCGACGAACGTGACCGGTCCCTCGGTGAGCTCCAACGAGATCTCGCGCTGACCAGGCGTGCCCTCGAGGACGCCGGTGAGCCCACCTGGGCCAAGCTCGGGCGGCGGGCACAGGAGATCCTGCGGCTGTCGGAGGAACAGGCCCTCGACGTGGAGACCCGCGCCGACGACGCGGCGGCCGACATCCGGGCCGAGGCGGAGGCGGAGGCGCGGCGGCTCACCGACGACGCCGAGCGGGCGGCGTCGGAGCTGCGCCGGCGGGTGGCGGAGGAGACGGAGAAGATCCGCAACGCCTCCGACGAGGAGGCCGAGCGCATCATCAAGGCCGCACAGAAGCGGCGCGAGGAGATCCTCCGGCACGCCACCGACAACGCCAACCGCCAGTTGCGTGACCTCGACCACCAGCTCAAGACGCGCCGGCAGGGTGCCGAGCACGAGGTGGCCGCCATGCTCGCGACCGCCGAGCGGGAGGTCACCGAGCTGCGCGGCCGCGCGGACCAGGAGGTGACCGAACTCCGGTCGACCGCCGAGCGGGAGACGAAGGAGCTGCGCACCACCGCCAGGCGGGAGGTCACAGCGCTGCGCGCCACCGCCGAGCGCGAGGTGACCGAGCTGCGCACCACCGCGGCGCGGGAGGTGGCCGAGCTGCGCGCCACCGCCGAGCGCGAGGTGGCCGAGCTCCGAGACACCGCCGAGCGGGAGGTGGCCGAACTTCGGGCCACCGCCGACCAGGAGGTGGCCGAGAAGCGCGCGGCCGTCGAACGCGAGGTCGCCGAGCGCCGCAACGCCGTGGCCGGGGTTCTGGAACAAGCCCAGCGCGAGGCCGCGGCGGTGTACACCGCGGCCACCGCCGATGCGCACCGCAACACCAGCCACGCCGAGCAGTTGCTACGGGACGCCGAGAAGCGCGCGCAGGACAGCGACCAGCGCACCGAGGAACGCCTGCGTGCCGCGAACGACCGGGTGGCCCAGGTGCTGGCCCGCTCCCGCCGCGAGGCCGAGCAGATCCGCAGGGAGGCGCGCGCGGAGGCCGAACGCATCGTGCGGGACGCGCAGGCCCGGGCGCGTGAGGAGACCACGGCGGCCGAACGCCAGATCGCCAACCTCCACCGCCAGCGCGACGAGCTGATCGAGAGCCTCACCCGGCTCAAGGACAACGTCCACCCGATCTCCGGCGCCAACGTCCCCGACCAGCAGCGGCCGGCACCGGTCGGCGCGACCAGTGGGTCGGCCGCGCAGGCGGGGAAGAACTCCCCGGAGAGCAACCGGCCCGGCACCGGCGGGGCCTCCACCGAGTCCTGA
- a CDS encoding AI-2E family transporter, with protein MGEQNAPGGSRPGAGDGGQASGSPGRDHPATNGDSATNGGPASTPGAAPEAGRDRGPTPAASTATLPAGPGAEVGSGKVSDLGAQPGAGASARRQGELGPDIQPDGEDDGDGRGARFGRPGPRISRRSPFYLGFFGALGALLAWQLFNLLASASSVIVLLVVSLYLAVGLNPAVEWFVRRRISRGVAVALVFLCLVVVFALIGLAIVPVVTKQVTLLINQVPDWFTTLRNNPNLQSLDDQYQVTKKVQDYITSGGLAERLFGGVVGASRIVASTLFGAFTILVLTLYFLGSLPTTKTALYKLVPRSRRDRVSMLGDEILARVGSYVGGQLAVAAIAASASFVFFMIVGLSEYALALAIVVAILGLIPLIGGAVSAVVATSVGLLTDVKIGIACIIYYVIYQQIENYLIYPRIMQRSVKVPGTVIVVAAMVGGSLLGIVGALLAVPTAAAILLLIREVLHPRLEDA; from the coding sequence ATGGGTGAGCAGAACGCGCCGGGCGGGTCCCGGCCCGGAGCCGGCGACGGCGGTCAGGCGTCCGGGTCCCCAGGGCGTGACCACCCGGCAACGAACGGTGACTCGGCCACGAACGGCGGCCCGGCCTCGACCCCTGGCGCAGCCCCCGAGGCGGGCCGCGACCGTGGCCCGACGCCGGCCGCCTCGACCGCCACCCTGCCCGCCGGCCCGGGCGCCGAAGTCGGCTCCGGGAAGGTCTCCGACCTCGGGGCGCAGCCCGGCGCGGGCGCCTCCGCGCGGCGCCAGGGCGAGCTCGGGCCGGACATCCAGCCGGACGGCGAGGACGACGGAGACGGCAGGGGGGCGAGGTTCGGCCGGCCGGGGCCACGGATCAGCCGGCGTTCACCGTTCTATCTCGGCTTCTTCGGTGCCCTCGGCGCCCTGCTGGCCTGGCAACTGTTCAACCTGCTGGCCTCGGCCAGCAGCGTGATCGTGCTCCTGGTGGTGTCCCTCTATCTCGCCGTCGGGCTCAACCCCGCGGTCGAGTGGTTCGTCCGGCGGCGGATCAGCCGTGGCGTCGCGGTCGCCCTGGTCTTCCTCTGCCTGGTGGTGGTCTTCGCCCTGATCGGCCTGGCGATCGTGCCGGTGGTGACCAAACAGGTCACGCTGTTGATCAACCAGGTACCCGACTGGTTCACCACGCTGCGCAACAACCCCAACCTCCAGTCGCTGGACGACCAGTACCAGGTCACCAAGAAGGTCCAGGACTACATCACCAGCGGCGGGCTGGCCGAGCGGCTGTTCGGCGGCGTGGTGGGAGCCAGCCGGATCGTGGCCAGCACGTTGTTCGGCGCGTTCACGATCCTGGTGCTCACGCTGTACTTCCTCGGCTCGCTGCCGACCACGAAGACCGCCCTCTACAAGCTGGTCCCCCGCTCCCGCCGGGACCGCGTGAGCATGCTCGGCGACGAGATTCTCGCCCGGGTCGGCAGCTACGTCGGCGGGCAGCTGGCGGTGGCGGCGATCGCGGCGTCCGCGTCGTTCGTGTTCTTCATGATCGTGGGGCTGAGCGAGTACGCCCTCGCGCTGGCGATCGTGGTGGCGATCCTCGGCCTGATCCCGTTGATCGGCGGCGCCGTCTCGGCGGTGGTCGCCACCTCGGTCGGCCTGCTCACCGACGTGAAGATCGGGATCGCCTGCATCATCTACTACGTCATCTACCAGCAGATCGAGAACTACCTGATCTACCCACGGATCATGCAGCGCTCGGTGAAGGTGCCCGGCACGGTCATCGTCGTCGCCGCCATGGTCGGCGGCTCGCTGCTGGGCATCGTCGGCGCACTGCTCGCGGTGCCCACCGCGGCCGCCATCCTGCTGCTCATCCGCGAGGTGCTGCACCCCCGGCTCGAGGATGCCTAG
- a CDS encoding ThuA domain-containing protein — MSVSPIRVTVWGENVHEQRDASVKEIYPDGMHGAIADGIAKHLGENVVVRTATLQEPEHGLTAEVLAQTDVLTWWGHAAHGEVSDEVVDRVHEAVLGGMGILVLHSGHFSKIFRKLMGTTCSLDWRSENDREMVWTVAPDHPIAVGVPNPILIPAQEMYGEYFDIPQPDELVFISSFSGGEVFRSGCAYRRGRGRVFYFSPGDQEYPVYHHPDIQRVLANAVTWAAPSGTERITPFVSRRPTGWYESGETLPTADPRLAQS; from the coding sequence ATGAGCGTGTCCCCGATCCGGGTGACAGTCTGGGGCGAGAACGTCCACGAGCAGCGGGACGCCTCGGTCAAGGAGATCTACCCCGACGGCATGCACGGCGCGATCGCCGACGGGATCGCCAAGCACCTCGGTGAGAACGTCGTCGTCCGCACCGCCACCCTGCAGGAGCCCGAGCACGGGCTGACCGCCGAGGTGCTCGCGCAGACCGACGTGCTGACCTGGTGGGGCCACGCCGCCCACGGTGAGGTGTCCGACGAGGTTGTCGACCGGGTGCACGAGGCGGTGCTCGGCGGCATGGGGATCCTGGTCCTGCACTCGGGCCACTTCTCCAAGATCTTCCGCAAGCTGATGGGCACCACCTGCTCGCTGGACTGGCGCAGCGAGAACGACCGGGAGATGGTCTGGACCGTCGCGCCCGACCACCCGATCGCGGTGGGCGTGCCCAACCCCATCCTGATCCCGGCGCAGGAGATGTACGGCGAGTACTTCGACATCCCGCAGCCGGACGAGCTGGTGTTCATCAGCTCGTTCTCCGGCGGCGAGGTGTTCCGCAGCGGTTGTGCGTACCGCCGCGGCCGTGGCCGGGTGTTCTACTTCAGCCCCGGCGACCAGGAGTACCCCGTCTACCACCACCCGGACATCCAGCGGGTGCTGGCCAACGCGGTCACCTGGGCGGCCCCGAGCGGTACCGAGCGGATCACGCCGTTCGTGTCCCGTCGCCCGACCGGCTGGTACGAGTCCGGCGAGACCCTGCCGACCGCGGACCCGCGCCTCGCGCAGTCCTGA
- a CDS encoding Gfo/Idh/MocA family protein, with the protein MSTNSNPAQPPAAGQPDPSRPLRVGVVGLGFAGQAALKGYLALPDVEVVALAGLEADRLAELGKEHSIPYLYERWQDLIARDDIDAVSVATPTHLHAPISIAALEAGKHVLCEKPLARSGEEAQTIVDAATKANRVLKVCFNHRERGDVAILKQQLDAGQLGRVYYAKAHWMRRNGIPGMGSWFTNREMAGGGPLIDLGVHMLDMALYLLGEPRVLSASASTFSELGPRGLGGSQYAAKQTVGSAYEVEDLATAFLRLEGGGVLQLETSWATFRKPGDDFGVSLYGTDGGAEIGVENYASEDTLRIYTDVAGAPAEVRPRVVRGEGHRAVVRDFVGVIRNGDWSAHAGRDGLARARIIDACYLSSLEGREVPVVEA; encoded by the coding sequence ATGAGCACCAATTCGAATCCGGCGCAGCCTCCGGCCGCCGGGCAGCCCGATCCTTCCCGTCCCCTTCGCGTCGGCGTCGTCGGCCTCGGCTTCGCCGGGCAGGCCGCCCTCAAGGGCTACCTAGCCCTGCCAGACGTCGAGGTCGTCGCCCTTGCCGGGCTCGAGGCCGACCGCCTCGCCGAGCTCGGCAAGGAGCACTCGATCCCCTATCTGTACGAGCGCTGGCAGGACCTGATCGCGCGCGACGACATCGACGCGGTGAGCGTGGCCACCCCCACCCACCTGCACGCGCCGATCTCGATCGCCGCCCTCGAGGCCGGCAAGCACGTTCTGTGCGAGAAGCCGCTGGCCCGCTCCGGTGAGGAGGCGCAGACCATCGTCGACGCGGCCACCAAGGCCAACCGCGTCCTCAAGGTGTGCTTCAACCACCGCGAGCGCGGCGACGTCGCGATCCTCAAGCAGCAGCTCGACGCCGGTCAGCTCGGCCGCGTCTACTACGCCAAGGCGCACTGGATGCGGCGCAACGGCATCCCCGGCATGGGCAGCTGGTTCACCAACCGCGAGATGGCCGGCGGCGGCCCGCTCATCGACCTCGGTGTGCACATGCTCGACATGGCGCTGTACCTCCTCGGCGAGCCGCGGGTGCTGTCCGCGAGCGCGTCGACCTTCTCCGAGCTGGGACCGCGTGGGCTCGGCGGTTCGCAGTACGCCGCCAAGCAGACGGTGGGGTCGGCGTACGAGGTGGAAGACCTCGCCACCGCGTTCCTGCGGCTGGAGGGCGGCGGCGTCCTGCAGCTGGAGACCAGCTGGGCGACGTTCCGCAAGCCCGGCGACGACTTCGGTGTCTCGCTGTACGGCACCGACGGCGGCGCCGAGATCGGCGTGGAGAACTACGCCTCCGAGGACACGCTCCGTATCTACACCGACGTGGCCGGAGCGCCCGCCGAGGTCCGTCCGCGGGTCGTCCGTGGTGAGGGGCACCGTGCGGTCGTACGGGACTTCGTCGGCGTCATCCGTAACGGAGACTGGTCGGCACACGCCGGCCGCGACGGCCTGGCCCGCGCCCGCATCATCGACGCGTGCTACCTGTCGTCGCTGGAGGGCCGCGAGGTCCCGGTGGTGGAGGCCTGA
- a CDS encoding alpha/beta hydrolase has product MTSSAETPAETAGQGSAQSADQAEGTARPIRANSVLPARRTPLALETADGLTLVGEVAQPLDRAPTATLVCVHPLPTHGGMMDSHIYRKAAYRLPALAGLAVVRFNTRGTRSVQGVSEGEFDGGSAERFDVAAALEYAEFADLPRIWLVGWSFGSDLVLMHGCDPEVEGAILLSPSLRFSRPEHLALWADSGKPLTALVPEFDDYLRPAEARERFAAVPQAEVIGIDGGKHLWVGDAERILDEIVARVAPEVGPLPTTWTGPMEYADASAYADRTVAAFADVPVPGDLTSEG; this is encoded by the coding sequence GTGACCAGTTCCGCCGAAACCCCCGCCGAGACCGCCGGCCAGGGCTCCGCCCAGAGCGCCGACCAGGCTGAGGGCACTGCCCGGCCGATCCGGGCCAACAGCGTCCTCCCGGCCAGGCGTACCCCCCTCGCCCTGGAAACCGCCGACGGGCTGACCCTGGTCGGCGAGGTCGCACAGCCGCTGGACCGCGCACCGACCGCGACGCTGGTCTGCGTCCACCCGCTGCCGACCCACGGCGGAATGATGGACAGTCACATCTATCGCAAGGCCGCCTACCGGCTGCCCGCACTGGCCGGGCTCGCGGTCGTGCGGTTCAACACCCGCGGCACCCGCAGCGTCCAGGGCGTGAGCGAGGGGGAGTTCGACGGCGGGAGCGCCGAGCGGTTCGACGTGGCGGCCGCGCTGGAGTACGCCGAGTTCGCCGACCTGCCCAGGATCTGGCTGGTGGGGTGGTCGTTCGGCTCGGACCTGGTTCTGATGCACGGCTGCGACCCGGAGGTGGAGGGCGCGATCCTGCTGTCGCCGTCGCTGCGGTTCTCCCGGCCCGAGCACCTCGCGCTGTGGGCGGACTCCGGCAAGCCGCTCACCGCGCTCGTACCGGAGTTCGACGACTACCTGCGGCCGGCGGAGGCACGCGAGCGGTTCGCGGCTGTTCCGCAGGCGGAGGTGATCGGCATCGACGGCGGCAAGCACCTGTGGGTCGGAGACGCCGAGCGGATCCTGGACGAGATCGTCGCCCGGGTGGCGCCCGAGGTAGGGCCGTTGCCGACGACTTGGACGGGCCCGATGGAGTACGCCGACGCCAGCGCCTACGCGGACCGGACCGTGGCCGCCTTCGCCGACGTTCCCGTACCCGGCGACCTGACGTCGGAGGGATGA
- a CDS encoding FmdB family zinc ribbon protein, translating into MPRYEYRCRTCGDTFERALPMSESGSPTPCPQGHGDTVKLLSTVALAGRAGTGPVVAPPSGGGCCGGACGCR; encoded by the coding sequence GTGCCGCGATACGAGTACCGCTGCCGCACCTGCGGCGACACGTTCGAGCGGGCCCTGCCGATGAGCGAGTCGGGCTCGCCCACCCCCTGCCCCCAGGGCCACGGGGACACCGTGAAGTTGCTGTCCACCGTCGCTCTCGCCGGCCGCGCCGGCACCGGCCCGGTGGTCGCGCCACCGAGCGGGGGCGGCTGCTGCGGCGGCGCCTGCGGTTGCCGCTGA
- the nucS gene encoding endonuclease NucS: protein MRLVIASCQVDYLGRLTAHLPRANRLILVKADGSVSIHNDDRAYKPLNWMSPPCKLVEQPATESDPARWTVTGKDGGQLVITLDEVLHDSSHELGADPGLRKDGVEAHLQELLAEHPSTLGEGLTLVRREYPTAIGPVDLLCRDAGGAAIAVEVKRRGEIDGVEQLTRYLELLNRDPLLAPVRGVFAAQEIKPQARVLAGDRGIECVTVDYDVLRGLDDPTARLF from the coding sequence GTGCGCCTCGTCATCGCCTCGTGCCAGGTCGACTACCTCGGCCGGCTCACCGCCCACCTGCCCCGCGCGAACCGCCTCATCCTCGTCAAGGCCGACGGTTCGGTGTCGATCCACAACGACGACCGGGCGTACAAGCCGCTCAACTGGATGAGCCCCCCGTGCAAGCTCGTCGAGCAGCCGGCCACCGAGTCCGACCCGGCGCGGTGGACGGTCACCGGGAAGGACGGCGGCCAACTGGTGATCACGCTGGACGAGGTGCTGCACGACTCCAGCCACGAACTCGGCGCCGATCCCGGGCTGCGAAAGGACGGCGTGGAGGCGCACCTGCAGGAGCTCCTCGCCGAGCACCCCTCCACGCTCGGGGAAGGTCTGACGCTGGTGCGGCGGGAGTACCCCACCGCGATCGGCCCGGTCGACCTGCTCTGCCGTGACGCGGGCGGTGCGGCGATCGCCGTCGAGGTCAAGCGGCGCGGCGAGATCGACGGCGTCGAGCAGCTCACCCGCTACCTCGAACTCCTCAATCGCGACCCGCTGCTCGCGCCTGTCCGCGGAGTGTTCGCCGCGCAGGAGATCAAGCCGCAGGCCCGGGTGCTGGCCGGTGACCGGGGCATCGAGTGCGTGACGGTCGACTACGACGTACTCCGCGGGCTGGACGACCCGACCGCACGGCTGTTCTGA
- a CDS encoding AraC family transcriptional regulator: MTAADLPDPAAGPAAGPTGDGDVEGTPAPPAELVVAARFDVGGGYAVHRARGAPSWLFAWTLAGGGRFRQGGVTVRAEPGDLVALGPELAHDYTVAPGAPGWSFWWVHCPARPGWHGWLAPYRVGERLYRVPEVPEYVRGRVESAFRRLHADARWSGEGPSPEPVSPSHRDVVPAAATGVAARELALGGVEEVLVLTTAAVAAAGPRSAAGAGPPAGPRSGETVDPRVRRVEALLVADPAAPHTVASLAARVALSPSRLAHLFSAQTGRTPMQALRDARMRHAARLLEATDLPVGSVAAASGFVSAFHFSRVFRERFGVPPGGYRQNSRAVGSSSPRSTS, encoded by the coding sequence GGGGACGCCGGCGCCTCCGGCGGAGCTGGTGGTGGCGGCCCGTTTCGACGTTGGTGGCGGGTACGCCGTCCATCGGGCGCGGGGTGCGCCGAGCTGGCTGTTCGCCTGGACGCTCGCCGGCGGCGGGCGGTTCCGGCAGGGTGGGGTGACCGTCCGCGCCGAACCCGGAGACCTGGTGGCCCTCGGTCCGGAGCTCGCGCACGACTACACGGTGGCGCCGGGTGCGCCGGGCTGGTCGTTCTGGTGGGTGCACTGTCCGGCCCGCCCCGGTTGGCACGGCTGGCTGGCGCCCTACCGGGTGGGCGAGCGGCTCTACCGCGTACCGGAGGTGCCGGAGTACGTCCGCGGCCGGGTGGAGTCGGCGTTCCGGCGGTTGCACGCCGATGCCCGGTGGTCGGGCGAGGGCCCGTCGCCGGAGCCGGTGAGCCCGAGTCACCGCGACGTCGTACCCGCCGCGGCGACCGGAGTGGCGGCCCGCGAGCTCGCCCTCGGTGGCGTGGAGGAGGTGCTGGTGCTCACGACCGCGGCGGTGGCGGCGGCCGGCCCCAGGTCAGCGGCGGGCGCCGGACCCCCCGCCGGACCGCGGTCGGGGGAGACCGTCGACCCGCGGGTACGCCGGGTCGAAGCGCTGCTCGTCGCCGACCCGGCCGCGCCGCACACCGTCGCGTCGCTGGCCGCACGGGTCGCGTTGTCACCGTCGCGGCTGGCGCACCTGTTCTCCGCGCAGACAGGGCGTACGCCGATGCAGGCGCTGCGGGACGCGCGGATGCGGCACGCGGCGCGGCTGCTGGAGGCGACGGACCTGCCGGTGGGCAGTGTGGCCGCCGCGTCGGGGTTCGTCAGCGCGTTCCACTTCAGCCGGGTGTTCCGGGAGCGGTTCGGGGTGCCGCCGGGCGGTTACCGTCAGAACAGCCGTGCGGTCGGGTCGTCCAGCCCGCGGAGTACGTCGTAG